A single Acidobacteriota bacterium DNA region contains:
- a CDS encoding serine hydrolase has protein sequence MTSGTEQLFQARLDELRAELGFIGATAAFVLPDGSEGVAATGYADPDNDLPMDPANRMPAGSIGKTIAATTALSMVNEGLLGLDDLASRWLGDEPWWTRLPNHETMTLRHLLSHSSGLTDHVYDEGWRAEARSRRGPAGDPDAWFEPRDLVQYVLDKEPLFPAGEGYAYTDTGYLVAGLIMEAASGGAYYDEARRRVLDRHDLPRTVEQIGRTFPDLAPGHVGEDNPFSLPAKTAEGDVMAFSPQTEWTGGGYVSNSRDLARWAKILYEERALDGPYLEEMLNSGYRGEDAGATYGLGVYRADSPYGELIGHGGWFPGWRSTMYYHRDSGIAVAVQFNQNELDFRNEVRDALLALLLERLP, from the coding sequence GTGACATCCGGAACCGAGCAGCTCTTCCAGGCACGCCTCGACGAACTCCGCGCCGAGCTCGGCTTCATCGGCGCTACCGCCGCCTTCGTCCTCCCGGACGGCAGCGAAGGCGTCGCCGCGACCGGCTACGCCGATCCGGACAACGATCTGCCGATGGATCCGGCGAACCGCATGCCGGCCGGCAGCATCGGCAAGACGATCGCCGCGACCACCGCGCTCAGCATGGTGAACGAGGGCCTGCTCGGCCTCGACGACCTGGCGTCGCGCTGGCTCGGCGACGAACCGTGGTGGACCCGCCTTCCCAACCACGAGACGATGACCCTCCGCCACCTGCTCAGCCACTCGAGCGGACTCACCGACCACGTCTACGACGAAGGCTGGCGCGCCGAGGCTCGGTCCCGGCGCGGTCCGGCCGGCGACCCCGACGCCTGGTTCGAGCCGCGGGACCTGGTCCAGTACGTCCTCGACAAGGAGCCCCTGTTCCCGGCCGGCGAGGGGTACGCGTACACCGACACCGGCTACCTCGTCGCGGGCCTGATCATGGAGGCGGCCTCCGGCGGCGCGTACTACGACGAGGCCAGGCGCCGCGTCCTCGACCGTCACGACCTCCCCCGCACGGTGGAGCAGATCGGCCGCACGTTCCCCGACCTCGCCCCCGGTCACGTCGGCGAGGACAACCCCTTCTCGCTGCCGGCAAAGACCGCCGAGGGCGACGTGATGGCGTTCAGCCCGCAGACCGAGTGGACCGGCGGCGGCTACGTCTCCAACTCACGCGACCTGGCCCGCTGGGCCAAGATCCTCTACGAGGAGCGTGCCCTCGACGGACCGTACCTGGAGGAGATGCTGAACTCCGGCTACCGCGGCGAAGACGCCGGCGCGACCTACGGCCTCGGCGTCTACCGTGCCGACAGCCCGTACGGCGAACTCATCGGCCACGGCGGCTGGTTCCCCGGCTGGCGTTCCACGATGTACTACCACCGGGACTCCGGCATCGCGGTGGCGGTCCAGTTCAACCAGAACGAACTCGACTTCCGCAACGAGGTCCGCGACGCCCTGCTGGCCCTCTTGCTGGAACGGCTTCCCTAG
- a CDS encoding SDR family NAD(P)-dependent oxidoreductase: MTRLDLTDRVAVVTGGAGGIGTCIAKAYAEAGARVVVASRKKENLDSVVGEIESGGGTALAVGCDITVPDQVDGLIAETVGAFGRLDVMVNNAGGGATPRMPEDTPYEEWQRIVDLNLTGTWLCCIAAGKQMIEQQSGNIINISSVAGTKGHPGMLHYSAAKAGVISLSNNLAFQWAKHNIRVNCVAPGLIATPAMVKWGVIQPAEKEDGTPVPRLERPPDPEDVADLCLFLASPASALLTGEVIPIRSWTRLDRFWN, from the coding sequence ATGACCAGGCTGGACCTGACGGATCGCGTCGCCGTCGTCACCGGCGGCGCCGGCGGCATCGGTACCTGCATCGCCAAGGCCTATGCCGAGGCCGGCGCCAGGGTCGTCGTCGCCTCGCGCAAGAAGGAGAACCTGGACAGCGTCGTCGGCGAGATCGAGTCCGGCGGCGGGACGGCGCTGGCCGTCGGTTGCGACATCACGGTCCCCGACCAGGTCGACGGGCTGATCGCCGAGACCGTCGGCGCCTTCGGGCGGCTCGACGTGATGGTCAACAACGCCGGCGGCGGCGCCACGCCGCGCATGCCCGAGGACACGCCCTACGAGGAGTGGCAGCGCATCGTCGACCTGAACCTGACCGGCACCTGGCTGTGCTGCATCGCCGCGGGCAAGCAGATGATCGAGCAGCAGAGCGGGAACATCATCAACATCTCGTCGGTGGCCGGCACCAAGGGCCACCCCGGCATGCTCCACTACTCGGCGGCCAAGGCGGGCGTCATCAGCCTGAGCAACAACCTCGCCTTCCAGTGGGCGAAGCACAACATCCGCGTCAACTGCGTGGCGCCGGGGCTGATCGCGACGCCCGCGATGGTGAAGTGGGGCGTCATCCAGCCGGCCGAGAAGGAGGACGGCACCCCCGTGCCGCGCCTGGAGCGGCCGCCCGATCCCGAAGACGTCGCCGACCTCTGCCTCTTCCTGGCCTCACCCGCCTCGGCGCTCCTCACCGGCGAAGTGATCCCGATCCGGTCCTGGACGCGGCTGGACCGCTTCTGGAACTGA
- a CDS encoding serine hydrolase, translated as MRQVPWSSTGFLLAGLLNVPLQAQPVEAAADDPADLISRIEAPREAGASDDAGKSLAELMEAHGIAALSVAVVEDYRLHWARAWGVADEASGTLADTETLFQAASISKPVSAMAVLRAVQDGLFDLDDDINSMLRSWQLRDDAELLAETPVTPRMLLSMTAGTTVSGFPGYKPDAELPTVPEVLGRKDEETPANTDPVVVGWQPGTRYQYSGGGSTILQLALSDAMAKPFEKLLQEAVLDPLGMNRSCFCQPLPPALHGNAARAGGSATRSDEDGGEPRAPWHVYPELYAAGLWTTPTDLAKFLIEVQLSLEGRSNRILTTGFTRKMVTPGGVGNYALGFTTGADTPHRPAPPGEADRFFGHSGGNWGFRGNFVGSLEGGNGYVILANSSEANPVIFVELPIRIRAAYGWE; from the coding sequence GTGCGCCAGGTCCCCTGGAGTTCGACCGGTTTCCTGCTGGCGGGCCTTCTCAACGTACCGCTCCAGGCCCAGCCGGTTGAGGCTGCGGCGGACGACCCGGCGGACCTGATTTCAAGGATCGAGGCACCGCGGGAGGCGGGAGCTAGCGACGATGCCGGCAAGAGTCTGGCCGAGCTGATGGAGGCGCACGGCATCGCGGCGCTAAGCGTCGCCGTCGTTGAGGACTATCGCCTGCACTGGGCCAGGGCCTGGGGCGTCGCCGACGAGGCGAGCGGCACTCTTGCCGACACGGAGACCCTCTTCCAGGCCGCCTCGATCAGCAAGCCGGTGTCCGCGATGGCGGTGCTCCGAGCCGTGCAGGACGGACTCTTCGACCTCGACGACGACATCAACTCCATGCTCCGCTCCTGGCAGCTCCGGGACGACGCCGAACTGCTAGCCGAGACTCCGGTGACGCCGCGGATGCTGCTGAGCATGACGGCCGGCACGACGGTTTCGGGATTCCCGGGCTACAAGCCGGACGCCGAGCTGCCGACAGTCCCCGAGGTCCTGGGACGGAAGGACGAGGAGACGCCCGCGAACACAGACCCGGTCGTCGTCGGCTGGCAGCCCGGCACCCGCTACCAGTACTCCGGGGGTGGTTCCACCATCCTGCAACTCGCTCTGAGCGACGCCATGGCCAAGCCGTTCGAGAAGCTCCTGCAGGAGGCGGTCCTGGACCCGCTCGGCATGAACCGCAGTTGCTTCTGCCAGCCCCTGCCGCCGGCACTTCACGGCAACGCGGCGCGGGCCGGCGGGTCGGCGACCAGGTCCGACGAGGACGGTGGGGAGCCACGCGCACCCTGGCACGTTTACCCGGAGCTCTACGCCGCGGGCCTCTGGACGACCCCGACGGACCTGGCGAAGTTCCTGATCGAGGTCCAGCTTTCCCTGGAGGGGCGCTCGAACCGCATCCTCACGACCGGGTTCACCCGCAAGATGGTGACACCCGGAGGCGTGGGCAACTACGCTCTCGGCTTCACCACCGGCGCCGACACGCCACACCGCCCCGCGCCACCCGGAGAAGCGGACCGTTTCTTCGGACACAGCGGCGGCAACTGGGGCTTCCGGGGCAACTTCGTCGGATCGCTCGAAGGAGGCAACGGCTATGTCATCCTGGCCAACAGCAGCGAAGCCAACCCGGTCATCTTCGTCGAGCTGCCGATCAGAATCCGGGCGGCCTACGGGTGGGAGTAG
- a CDS encoding carboxypeptidase-like regulatory domain-containing protein has translation MNAVPAALISVLLASGGVGFGQQAETAAQPPDQATFSTMRDLAGGVKSKRRIRFEGAVETMSGQGCYDPADIEWQGLVGMTAEGAAVYRLRSPSLMRIIDRDTGRSRYGLRLPSSRLGLVQDGDDSSRAMGRVTSGVTVVDGATEEPVRGARVLLLADQGRPEPLLCLLDTDSEGTAVLPQAQWVFGTVVAAEGFVGGVVTPDPSGPVRLARSRTISGRVQGAEPWAIYDAQGVELLGGYGLVAAIPHKEPDGENEDIVAAALVDPDGGFVLHGIPPSTSRLLLAMFRADDLIAMSLHASSGSPASVPVDDASVTFISADPDARVELRFLRLPDGSEVQDYALGRMARPQLRQEESSYSRRRLPSGWYDIRAYDRTLAEFFLEPDEELDLGVLGTTEEFTLEVRGLDGRPGDVWWSKELCFDNEVGSESTRTAVGPQQLATLRIPEGCKAIWGQVSAPGMIADHFDWSRGDPLAAVVTLRPGFPIRGTVWGPSGRPLENARVSAFDEFELSRSRDGRYPKPAATSIVDEVGRFELTVEHRSAFFVRAVHSGYFAPPHRVDLSSGPAPALAITARRGAAVTGVVRSPSGRPVEGATVHWCYLGREPVVSPSTYAAVHGCKKQRPAWRDRAELALWNLESGQMIRTDAAGAFRAERKNVRSAAFFTALPPGEIEFTVRPWAGRAESSIHTLKPGDNEIEITLRNGHRIEGQVLGLPEGSPAAEVHLTAGREPDVWTRWSTKTAEAEQGAFLFENLSSGSKPYHLYATAPGYKSLESHVVLQAGDDGRAVVLKLVPNSSEIEGAIYPLELGSEPRLTAISRTAEQRTVAIGTGGSFAFTNLPVGEWRLILNHGVPSGREEITVRRGIALVREDALEHIDIDLGSLPTIHFVGQQPGGMLRIHSDSELDYVFGPVASVPVGETGRATIHAPAPGTYRVSYVTRPGPNQGTLSFSLYRQWLEGTQTFHVEDFEPDDF, from the coding sequence GTGAATGCTGTCCCGGCAGCACTGATCAGCGTCCTCCTCGCATCCGGTGGCGTCGGATTCGGGCAGCAGGCGGAGACGGCCGCGCAGCCGCCGGACCAGGCCACGTTCTCGACGATGCGGGATCTCGCCGGCGGTGTTAAATCAAAGCGTCGAATCCGTTTCGAAGGAGCTGTCGAAACGATGAGCGGGCAGGGGTGCTACGACCCTGCGGACATCGAGTGGCAGGGCCTTGTGGGCATGACGGCGGAGGGAGCAGCCGTCTACAGACTCCGCAGTCCCAGCCTCATGCGGATCATCGACAGGGATACGGGCCGCTCCAGGTACGGCCTGCGTCTTCCGAGCAGCCGGCTAGGGCTCGTTCAGGACGGCGACGACAGCTCGCGTGCGATGGGACGCGTCACCAGCGGCGTCACGGTGGTCGACGGTGCGACGGAGGAACCCGTACGCGGCGCGCGCGTGCTCCTGCTAGCCGATCAGGGCCGTCCCGAGCCCCTGCTGTGCCTCCTGGACACGGATTCGGAGGGAACGGCGGTTCTGCCTCAGGCTCAGTGGGTGTTCGGAACGGTCGTGGCCGCCGAGGGGTTCGTCGGCGGCGTGGTCACGCCCGATCCTTCGGGACCCGTGCGGCTGGCGCGTTCCCGGACGATCAGCGGCCGTGTTCAAGGCGCCGAGCCATGGGCCATTTATGACGCTCAAGGCGTCGAGCTATTGGGAGGCTACGGCCTTGTGGCAGCCATACCTCACAAGGAACCCGACGGGGAGAACGAGGACATCGTCGCCGCGGCGCTGGTGGACCCCGATGGGGGGTTCGTGCTGCACGGCATCCCCCCTTCGACTTCGAGGCTGCTGCTGGCCATGTTCCGTGCGGACGACCTAATCGCAATGAGTCTGCACGCATCGTCGGGTTCGCCCGCCTCCGTCCCGGTCGACGACGCTTCGGTCACCTTCATCTCAGCCGACCCCGACGCCCGGGTGGAACTCCGTTTCCTCAGGTTGCCGGATGGATCCGAGGTCCAGGACTACGCCCTGGGCCGGATGGCTCGACCGCAGCTCAGGCAGGAGGAATCCAGCTACTCTCGGCGGCGACTGCCCTCCGGCTGGTATGACATCCGCGCCTACGATCGGACTCTCGCCGAGTTCTTCCTGGAGCCGGACGAGGAGCTTGACCTCGGCGTGCTGGGGACGACCGAGGAGTTCACGCTTGAGGTCCGGGGTCTCGATGGCCGCCCCGGCGACGTCTGGTGGTCCAAGGAACTATGCTTCGACAACGAAGTCGGCAGCGAGAGCACACGCACCGCCGTTGGCCCGCAGCAACTCGCGACCCTGAGGATTCCAGAGGGCTGCAAGGCCATCTGGGGTCAGGTTTCGGCGCCTGGCATGATCGCGGATCACTTCGACTGGAGCCGCGGCGACCCGCTCGCAGCGGTCGTCACGCTGCGTCCCGGATTCCCGATACGCGGCACCGTGTGGGGCCCCAGCGGGCGGCCGCTTGAGAATGCCCGGGTGAGCGCATTTGACGAGTTCGAACTTTCGAGGAGCCGCGACGGGCGATATCCCAAGCCGGCTGCGACCAGCATCGTTGATGAGGTAGGCCGTTTCGAGCTCACCGTCGAACACAGGAGCGCCTTCTTCGTGAGGGCGGTGCACTCGGGTTACTTCGCCCCCCCGCACCGCGTCGACCTGTCTTCCGGCCCGGCACCGGCTCTCGCAATCACTGCACGGCGGGGCGCCGCGGTTACCGGCGTCGTCCGGAGCCCTAGCGGCCGGCCAGTGGAGGGGGCCACCGTTCATTGGTGCTACCTCGGCCGTGAGCCGGTCGTATCGCCCAGCACCTACGCCGCCGTCCATGGCTGCAAGAAGCAAAGGCCTGCGTGGCGCGACCGCGCCGAGTTGGCTCTATGGAACCTGGAAAGTGGTCAGATGATACGAACCGACGCTGCCGGCGCGTTCCGAGCCGAGCGGAAGAACGTTCGAAGCGCCGCTTTCTTCACCGCTCTGCCGCCAGGGGAGATCGAGTTCACCGTTCGCCCCTGGGCGGGACGCGCGGAGTCGAGCATTCACACGCTCAAGCCGGGCGACAACGAGATCGAGATTACGCTGCGGAACGGTCACAGGATCGAAGGACAGGTGCTCGGTCTACCGGAAGGCAGCCCCGCAGCGGAAGTTCACCTGACGGCGGGACGGGAGCCGGATGTCTGGACACGCTGGTCTACCAAGACTGCGGAGGCGGAACAGGGTGCCTTTCTGTTCGAGAACCTGTCGAGTGGCTCCAAGCCTTACCACCTGTACGCAACAGCACCCGGGTACAAGTCCCTGGAGAGCCACGTCGTCCTGCAAGCAGGGGACGACGGCCGCGCGGTTGTGCTGAAGCTGGTGCCGAACAGTTCAGAGATCGAGGGGGCGATCTACCCGCTCGAGCTCGGCTCCGAGCCGCGCCTAACAGCGATTTCGCGGACCGCAGAACAGCGAACCGTGGCGATAGGCACCGGAGGTTCGTTCGCGTTCACGAATCTCCCCGTCGGCGAATGGCGGTTGATCCTGAACCACGGAGTGCCGAGCGGTCGCGAGGAGATCACCGTCCGCCGCGGCATTGCTCTTGTGCGTGAAGATGCGCTTGAGCACATCGACATCGACCTGGGTTCGCTTCCCACAATCCACTTCGTCGGCCAGCAGCCCGGGGGCATGCTGCGAATTCACAGCGACAGCGAACTGGACTACGTATTCGGACCGGTGGCCAGCGTGCCCGTAGGCGAGACGGGTCGGGCCACGATTCACGCTCCCGCCCCTGGGACGTACAGAGTCAGCTATGTGACCCGGCCGGGGCCCAACCAGGGCACACTGTCGTTCTCGTTGTACCGCCAATGGCTCGAAGGCACCCAGACCTTCCACGTCGAGGATTTCGAGCCCGACGACTTCTGA